The Methanocella arvoryzae MRE50 DNA window CTCACCCTTGCTCAGCTTGTTGACGAGATCGTAAAATTCGGGCTGCATGCCCGCCGGTATCTGGATAACTCCGATCCACGTGCCGTTGTTCTGCCACTCGTCCTTGATCAGCTTTCCGAAAGACGTGATCTCTCCGAAAGCCCGGGGAGCATAGGTCCCGGGGATCTTGACGGCGATCTTGACTTCCTCAAAGCGGATAGGAATGATGGGCCGGATGGCTTTCATCACTATGTTGACGTTCTCTTCTACTGATTTGGTGAGATCGATGTGGACACCCGCTTCCTCCATTGCCCGCTCGATACGCTGGGGCGGATGGGGTGTCATGGTTTGCGGGTTGATAGCGTTCCGGGAGATGAAGCTGACTACCTGGCGCCGCTTCTCTTCGATCATGCGGTGCCTCTGCTCGGCAGTCAGGTTGATCTCGCCTTCAGTGATGATCTTGCGGGCGATCTCGAAAACGGCGGTGGTACCGAAGGCCTTCACCAGGTCTTCTTCAGGCACCCGGTCGCCCCTGGACGCGTTGGAGAAAACGTCTTCAACGGCCAGGATGTCTTCGATCTTGATCGGTGCGCCACGTTTTAGCTCCTGCGCACCGTCGGGGTCGACGAGGATCTCGAAGTGCTCACCGTGAGTCTTCAGCCTCGCTACGACCGCGTTGTCGAGCGTCACCATGCTTGATCACTCTTCTCTCTCTGGTCTGGCCGCAGATTCTGCGTCCGGCTTCTTAATGTCGGCCTTGCTGATATAGTCTTTGACTTCGCTCTCCGACAGCTTCCGGAACTTCCGGGTCTCGACGTCGATGACGCCGATCTCGATGGTCGGGACCTCGCCCTTGGCTTCCATCGACTTGTATAGCGCCTTGATACCGAGCACTATTGCCTCTTCGAGGGACATGTCGGTTCTGTACTGGCTTTCCAGCATTTCCATGACGGTGTTCCGGTTGGCGCCGATGGAGACAGCCTTGTACTCGTACAGAGCACCCGACGGGTCAGTCTCAAACAGGCGCTGGCCGGTTTCGTCCACGCCGGCGATTAGGAGGGCACTACCGTACGGCCTCATGCCGCCGTACTGGGTGAGCTGCTGGATGTGATCGGAGATCTTCTTCGCTAATATGCCTATGCTGATCGGCTCGTCGTAGGTGATGTGGTTGATCTGGGCTTCTACCCTTGCCCGGTCGACCAGCGCCCGGCCGTCGGCCACCAGACCGGAGGCGACCGCTCCGATGTGATCGTCGATCTTGAAGATCTTCTCGATTGATTCTGCCTCGAGCAGCTTGGTGGAGATCCTCTTGTCCACCAGCAGTGCGATGCCATCTTTCGATTTCAGGCCCATGACGGTCGCTCCCCTGCGGACCGCCTCCTGTGCGTAATGAACCTGGAACAGCCG harbors:
- a CDS encoding ribosome assembly factor SBDS → MVTLDNAVVARLKTHGEHFEILVDPDGAQELKRGAPIKIEDILAVEDVFSNASRGDRVPEEDLVKAFGTTAVFEIARKIITEGEINLTAEQRHRMIEEKRRQVVSFISRNAINPQTMTPHPPQRIERAMEEAGVHIDLTKSVEENVNIVMKAIRPIIPIRFEEVKIAVKIPGTYAPRAFGEITSFGKLIKDEWQNNGTWIGVIQIPAGMQPEFYDLVNKLSKGEAETKLLR
- the psmA gene encoding archaeal proteasome endopeptidase complex subunit alpha is translated as MQQMTPQMMGYDRAITVFSPDGRLFQVHYAQEAVRRGATVMGLKSKDGIALLVDKRISTKLLEAESIEKIFKIDDHIGAVASGLVADGRALVDRARVEAQINHITYDEPISIGILAKKISDHIQQLTQYGGMRPYGSALLIAGVDETGQRLFETDPSGALYEYKAVSIGANRNTVMEMLESQYRTDMSLEEAIVLGIKALYKSMEAKGEVPTIEIGVIDVETRKFRKLSESEVKDYISKADIKKPDAESAARPEREE